A DNA window from Ornithinimicrobium humiphilum contains the following coding sequences:
- a CDS encoding 50S ribosomal protein L25/general stress protein Ctc, whose product MSDQTLIPAEKRTEFGKGAARRIRRDAKVPAVLYGHGTDPVHLTLPGHATMMALKVANAVLTLDIEGEEQLALAKDVQRDPIKRTIEHVDLVIVRKGEKVSVDVPVHVEGEAAPETFVSVEHAEVTIEAEATHIPESIVVSVEGAEAGTQVLAGQLELPSGVTLVTDAEALVVNVTQAVSAEALEAELAEAEAEAGIEHDETEAPAEEAAEAPAEESTEE is encoded by the coding sequence ATGTCCGACCAGACCCTGATCCCCGCCGAGAAGCGCACCGAGTTCGGCAAGGGTGCGGCCCGCCGCATCCGCCGCGACGCCAAGGTCCCCGCCGTCCTCTACGGGCACGGCACCGACCCCGTCCACCTGACCCTGCCGGGCCACGCCACGATGATGGCCCTCAAGGTCGCCAACGCGGTCCTGACCCTGGACATCGAGGGCGAGGAGCAGCTGGCCCTGGCCAAGGACGTGCAGCGCGACCCGATCAAGCGCACCATCGAGCACGTCGACCTGGTCATCGTCCGCAAGGGCGAGAAGGTCTCCGTCGACGTGCCGGTGCACGTCGAGGGCGAGGCCGCCCCGGAGACCTTCGTCTCGGTCGAGCACGCCGAGGTCACCATCGAGGCCGAGGCCACCCACATCCCGGAGAGCATCGTCGTCTCCGTCGAGGGTGCCGAGGCCGGCACCCAGGTCCTGGCCGGTCAGCTCGAGCTGCCCTCCGGTGTCACGCTCGTCACCGACGCCGAGGCCCTGGTCGTCAACGTCACCCAGGCCGTCTCCGCCGAGGCCCTCGAGGCCGAGCTCGCCGAGGCCGAGGCCGAGGCCGGCATCGAGCACGACGAGACCGAGGCTCCCGCCGAGGAGGCCGCCGAGGCCCCCGCCGAGGAGAGCACCGAGGAGTGA
- a CDS encoding PspA/IM30 family protein: MTQKQTILGRISQLARANVNALLDRAEDPEKMLDQLIRDYTNSIAEAEEAVAQTIANVRMAESDLQADRDAAAEWGRKAAAASAKAEELRSKGDPDGAFKFDDLARVALGRQIQHENDVKAMEPSIHAQNQTVEQLKSGLVTMKTKLEDLKSRRATLVARARSVEAQSKVQDAMSSIDVMDPSSDLARWEENIRKQEAVVQGRAEAQSATLEDQFAELETSSADSEIEARLRALKEQQG; this comes from the coding sequence ATGACCCAGAAGCAGACGATCCTCGGTCGGATCAGCCAGCTCGCCCGTGCCAACGTCAACGCGCTGCTGGACCGCGCGGAGGACCCGGAGAAGATGCTGGACCAGCTCATCCGGGACTACACCAACAGCATCGCCGAGGCCGAGGAGGCCGTCGCCCAGACCATCGCCAACGTGCGGATGGCGGAGTCGGACCTGCAGGCCGACCGCGACGCGGCGGCGGAGTGGGGCCGCAAGGCCGCCGCGGCCTCCGCCAAGGCCGAGGAGCTGCGCAGCAAGGGCGACCCCGACGGGGCGTTCAAGTTCGACGACCTCGCCCGTGTCGCGCTCGGTCGCCAGATCCAGCACGAGAACGACGTCAAGGCGATGGAGCCCTCCATCCACGCACAGAATCAGACCGTCGAGCAGCTCAAGAGCGGCCTGGTCACGATGAAGACCAAGCTCGAGGACCTCAAGTCCCGCCGCGCCACCCTCGTGGCCCGTGCCCGCAGCGTCGAGGCGCAGTCGAAGGTGCAGGACGCCATGTCCTCGATCGACGTCATGGACCCCAGCAGCGACCTCGCCCGCTGGGAGGAGAACATCCGCAAGCAGGAGGCCGTCGTGCAGGGCCGCGCCGAGGCGCAGTCCGCGACGCTGGAGGACCAGTTCGCCGAGCTGGAGACCAGCAGCGCCGACTCCGAGATCGAGGCGCGCCTGCGCGCCCTGAAGGAGCAGCAGGGCTGA
- a CDS encoding TetR/AcrR family transcriptional regulator has product MTGPQRRQQLIEVGRRLFAEKGFEGTSVEEIAATAGVSKPVLYEHFGGKEGLYAVVVDREIQALLGQMTEALQPAGHARALLEAAAMALLDYIDNSTDGFRILVRDSPPGQSTGSFASLISDIATQVEHILAAEFRRRRLDPKTAPLYAQMLVGMVAIPGGWWLDSRRMKKEDVAAHLVNLAWNGLSGMEAKPTLRSRVGRG; this is encoded by the coding sequence ATGACGGGCCCGCAGCGGCGTCAGCAGCTCATCGAGGTGGGTCGCCGGCTGTTCGCCGAGAAGGGTTTCGAGGGCACCTCGGTCGAGGAGATCGCGGCCACCGCCGGCGTCTCCAAACCGGTCCTCTACGAGCACTTCGGGGGCAAGGAGGGGCTCTACGCGGTCGTCGTCGACCGCGAGATCCAGGCCCTGCTCGGCCAGATGACCGAGGCGCTGCAGCCCGCCGGTCACGCCCGGGCGCTGCTCGAGGCGGCGGCGATGGCGCTGCTCGACTACATCGACAACTCGACCGACGGCTTCCGGATCCTCGTGCGCGACAGCCCGCCCGGGCAGTCCACCGGCTCCTTCGCCAGCCTCATCAGCGACATCGCGACCCAGGTCGAGCACATCCTGGCCGCCGAGTTCCGCCGGCGCCGGCTGGACCCCAAGACCGCCCCGCTCTACGCGCAGATGCTCGTGGGCATGGTCGCCATCCCCGGTGGCTGGTGGCTGGACTCCCGGCGCATGAAGAAGGAGGACGTGGCCGCGCACCTGGTCAACCTGGCCTGGAACGGCCTGTCGGGCATGGAGGCGAAGCCGACGCTGCGCAGCCGGGTGGGCCGGGGCTGA
- the pth gene encoding aminoacyl-tRNA hydrolase translates to MDAPWLVIGLGNPGPRYAGNRHNVGAMVVAELARQASTPLRAHKKAQAWAAEVRLGTGPGGFPGPRAVIAQPSTYMNVSGGPVAGLAKYYSVPLEQIVVVHDELDIDFGSVRLKRGGGEGGHNGLRSISQSLGSRDYLRVRLGIGRPPGRQDPADYVLSDFPARDKVDVELLVSDGADAVLDLVHQGLEAAQQRYHSR, encoded by the coding sequence ATGGACGCACCCTGGCTCGTCATCGGCCTCGGCAACCCCGGGCCGCGCTACGCCGGCAACCGGCACAACGTCGGCGCGATGGTCGTCGCCGAGCTCGCCCGGCAGGCGTCGACGCCCCTCCGTGCCCACAAGAAGGCCCAGGCCTGGGCCGCCGAGGTGCGCCTCGGCACCGGTCCCGGCGGCTTCCCCGGGCCGCGGGCGGTCATCGCCCAGCCCTCGACCTACATGAACGTCTCCGGCGGCCCGGTCGCCGGCCTGGCGAAGTACTACTCCGTGCCCCTGGAGCAGATCGTCGTCGTCCACGACGAGCTCGACATCGACTTCGGGTCGGTGCGGCTCAAGCGCGGCGGTGGCGAGGGCGGCCACAACGGTCTGCGCTCGATCAGCCAGTCCCTCGGCAGCCGCGACTACCTGCGCGTGCGCCTGGGCATCGGCCGCCCGCCCGGCCGCCAGGACCCCGCCGACTACGTGCTCTCCGACTTCCCGGCCCGGGACAAGGTGGACGTCGAGCTGCTCGTCTCCGACGGCGCCGACGCGGTGCTCGACCTCGTGCACCAGGGTCTCGAGGCCGCCCAGCAGCGCTACCACTCCAGGTGA
- a CDS encoding 3-deoxy-7-phosphoheptulonate synthase yields the protein MTPTPAAAAPATRTRSTTDLRVLRMEPLPTPREVREELPLSEEAADLVARSRAEAQDVLRGADDRLLVVVGPCSVHDPVAAIDYASRLAEQARRLEDDLLVVMRVYFEKPRTTTGWKGLINDPDLDGSYDIPRGLRLGRRVLLDVLDAGVPAGCEFLETTTPQYLADTVTYGAIGARTVESQVHRQLVSGLSMPVGLKNGSDGDVQVAVDACVASAAHQTFLGVDSEGRAALVETAGNPDAHLVLRGGRAAPNHDAASVAAAGERLAAAGLGRRIVVDASHGNSRKDHVRQAQVAREIGEQVAGGSRLVGGVMLESFLVEGRQEPAPSGLVYGQSVTDACLGWGTTVDVLEDLAGAVRTRRRTH from the coding sequence ATGACCCCCACCCCGGCCGCCGCCGCACCGGCGACCCGCACCCGCAGCACCACCGACCTGCGCGTCCTGCGCATGGAGCCGCTGCCGACGCCGCGCGAGGTCCGTGAGGAGCTCCCGCTGTCCGAGGAGGCCGCCGACCTCGTGGCCCGCAGCCGCGCCGAGGCGCAGGACGTGCTGCGCGGCGCCGACGACCGGCTGCTCGTCGTCGTCGGCCCGTGCTCGGTGCACGACCCGGTCGCCGCGATCGACTACGCCTCCCGGCTTGCCGAGCAGGCCCGTCGGCTCGAGGACGACCTGCTCGTCGTCATGCGCGTCTACTTCGAGAAGCCACGCACGACGACCGGCTGGAAGGGGCTGATCAACGACCCCGACCTGGACGGCAGCTACGACATCCCCCGCGGTCTACGGCTCGGCCGGCGGGTCCTGCTCGACGTCCTCGACGCCGGGGTGCCGGCGGGGTGCGAGTTCCTCGAGACCACGACGCCGCAGTACCTCGCCGACACGGTGACCTACGGCGCGATCGGCGCCCGGACCGTCGAGTCGCAGGTGCACCGGCAGCTGGTGTCCGGCCTGTCGATGCCGGTCGGGCTCAAGAACGGCTCCGACGGCGACGTGCAGGTGGCGGTGGACGCGTGCGTGGCGTCCGCCGCCCACCAGACCTTCCTGGGGGTCGACAGCGAGGGACGGGCCGCGCTCGTCGAGACCGCGGGCAACCCCGACGCCCACCTCGTCCTGCGGGGCGGGCGGGCCGCTCCCAACCACGACGCCGCCTCGGTCGCCGCGGCGGGCGAGCGGCTGGCCGCGGCGGGCCTCGGCCGTCGCATCGTCGTCGACGCGAGCCACGGCAACAGCCGCAAGGACCACGTCCGCCAGGCGCAGGTCGCGCGCGAGATCGGCGAGCAGGTCGCGGGCGGCTCGCGTCTCGTCGGCGGCGTGATGCTCGAGAGCTTCCTCGTCGAGGGCCGGCAGGAGCCGGCGCCGAGCGGGCTCGTCTACGGGCAGTCGGTCACCGACGCCTGCCTGGGCTGGGGCACCACCGTCGACGTGCTCGAGGACCTCGCCGGGGCTGTGCGGACGCGGCGCCGCACGCACTGA
- a CDS encoding MarR family winged helix-turn-helix transcriptional regulator, whose translation MGRRRMGEDDVDGVVAAWRRERPDLDVAPLEVLSRVSRLARHLDIARRQAFADQGLELWEFDVLSALRRSGAPYQLTPGELLRETLVTSGTMTNRLDRLASRGLLTREAAPHDRRAVLVTLTEEGRRVADRALEALLEGERELLAGLATEERAQLAGYLKRLLVDFEG comes from the coding sequence ATGGGTCGACGGCGCATGGGTGAGGACGACGTCGACGGCGTCGTCGCCGCCTGGCGTCGCGAGCGGCCCGACCTCGACGTCGCCCCGCTCGAGGTGCTCTCCCGGGTCTCGCGGCTGGCGCGCCATCTCGACATCGCCCGCAGGCAGGCGTTCGCCGACCAGGGTCTGGAGCTGTGGGAGTTCGACGTGCTCTCGGCGCTGCGCCGGTCGGGGGCGCCCTACCAGCTCACCCCCGGTGAGCTGCTCCGCGAGACCCTCGTCACCAGCGGCACCATGACCAACCGGCTCGACCGGCTGGCCTCGCGCGGGTTGCTCACCCGGGAGGCCGCGCCGCACGACCGGCGGGCCGTGCTCGTCACGCTCACCGAGGAGGGGCGGCGGGTGGCCGACCGGGCGCTGGAGGCGCTGCTCGAGGGCGAGCGGGAGCTGCTGGCCGGCCTCGCGACGGAGGAGCGCGCGCAGCTCGCGGGCTACCTCAAGCGGCTGCTCGTCGACTTCGAGGGCTGA
- the glmU gene encoding bifunctional UDP-N-acetylglucosamine diphosphorylase/glucosamine-1-phosphate N-acetyltransferase GlmU yields the protein MTSRHPSAVIVLAAGEGTRMKSATPKVLHRIGGRSLLGHALHAARQAGPEHLAVVVRHERDRVAAHVAELDPAAVVADQDEVKGTGRACECGLAALPADLAGTVLVTMGDVPLLTPETLVDLTERHETSGAAVTVITAELPDAKAYGRVVRDEAGDVVAIMEYKDALQHREAGSEFAHVVDIREINSGIYAFDAEVLRSALAEVGTDNAQGEKYLTDVLAIARREGRRVAAHLVEDLWQTEGVNDRVQLAALGRELNRRTVERWMREGVTVVDPATTWIDVDVTIGRDTEIRPGTQLLGSTVVGADAVVGPDTTLTDVAVGDGASVVRTQAEGARIGDGATVGPFSYLRPGTVLGARGKIGGFVETKNAEIGEGAKVPHLTYCGDAVIGDGANIGAGTIFANYDGVAKHRTVVGRHSFVGSDSVLIAPVEIADGAYVAAGSAIEGKVGPGQIAVARGRQRNVDGWVARRRPGTSTARAAEAALAEQAPSSSGPTTPAENPTQES from the coding sequence GTGACCTCCCGCCACCCCTCCGCCGTGATCGTCCTGGCCGCCGGTGAAGGCACCCGGATGAAGTCCGCGACCCCCAAGGTCCTGCACCGCATCGGGGGGAGGTCCCTGCTGGGGCACGCGCTGCACGCCGCCCGCCAGGCCGGGCCGGAGCACCTCGCCGTCGTGGTCCGCCACGAGCGCGACCGGGTCGCCGCCCACGTCGCCGAGCTCGACCCCGCCGCGGTCGTCGCCGACCAGGACGAGGTCAAGGGCACCGGTCGCGCCTGCGAGTGCGGCCTGGCCGCGCTTCCCGCGGATCTGGCCGGCACGGTCCTGGTCACGATGGGTGACGTCCCGCTGCTCACCCCCGAGACCCTCGTCGACCTCACCGAGCGTCACGAGACCAGCGGCGCCGCGGTCACGGTCATCACCGCCGAGCTGCCGGACGCCAAGGCCTACGGTCGGGTGGTCCGCGACGAGGCCGGCGACGTCGTGGCGATCATGGAGTACAAGGACGCCCTGCAGCACCGCGAGGCCGGCAGCGAGTTCGCCCACGTCGTCGACATCCGCGAGATCAACTCCGGCATCTACGCCTTCGACGCCGAGGTGCTGCGCAGCGCGCTGGCCGAGGTCGGCACCGACAACGCCCAGGGCGAGAAGTACCTCACCGACGTCCTGGCCATCGCCCGCCGGGAGGGGCGGCGGGTGGCCGCCCACCTCGTCGAGGACCTGTGGCAGACCGAGGGCGTCAACGACCGGGTGCAGCTGGCCGCCCTGGGGCGCGAGCTCAACCGCCGCACCGTCGAGCGGTGGATGCGCGAGGGCGTGACGGTCGTCGACCCGGCGACCACGTGGATCGACGTCGACGTCACGATCGGGCGCGACACCGAGATCCGCCCCGGCACCCAGCTGCTGGGCTCCACCGTCGTCGGGGCCGACGCGGTCGTGGGCCCGGACACCACCCTCACCGACGTCGCGGTGGGCGACGGCGCGTCGGTGGTGCGGACGCAGGCCGAGGGGGCCCGCATCGGGGACGGGGCCACGGTGGGGCCGTTCTCCTACCTGCGGCCGGGGACCGTCCTGGGGGCCCGGGGCAAGATCGGCGGCTTCGTCGAGACCAAGAACGCCGAGATCGGGGAGGGCGCCAAGGTGCCGCACCTGACCTACTGCGGCGACGCCGTCATCGGCGACGGGGCCAACATCGGGGCGGGCACGATCTTCGCCAACTACGACGGGGTGGCCAAGCACCGCACCGTCGTCGGGCGGCACAGCTTCGTCGGCTCCGACTCGGTGCTCATCGCGCCGGTCGAGATCGCCGACGGGGCCTACGTCGCCGCCGGCTCGGCCATCGAGGGGAAGGTCGGCCCGGGTCAGATCGCGGTCGCCCGTGGCCGCCAGCGCAACGTCGACGGGTGGGTCGCCCGTCGACGCCCCGGCACCTCCACGGCGAGGGCGGCCGAGGCCGCGCTCGCCGAGCAGGCGCCGTCCTCCTCCGGCCCCACCACCCCCGCCGAGAACCCCACCCAGGAGAGCTGA
- a CDS encoding ribose-phosphate diphosphokinase: MTGIHRTTEKNLMVFTGRAHPELAEEVAKELGTSLVPTQAYQFANSETYVRFDESVRGCDAFVIQSHVAPVNEWIMEHLIMVDALKRGSAKRITVVLPFYGYARQDKKHRGREPISARLIADLFKTAGADRLLAVDLHTAQIQGFFDGPVDHLMATPILSQHVKDKYGHEDLVVVSPDAGRIKVAEWWSNKLDGAPLAFIHKTRDVTRPNASVANRVVGEVEGRMCILVDDMIDSGGTICQAAEALMNQGAKGVVIAATHAIFSDPAVERLRNSVAQEIVVTNTLPLSDEAKALDKITQLSIAPLISRAIHEVFEDGSVTSMFEGRA, encoded by the coding sequence ATGACCGGCATCCACCGGACCACGGAGAAGAACCTCATGGTCTTCACCGGGCGCGCCCACCCCGAGCTGGCGGAGGAGGTGGCCAAGGAGCTGGGCACCTCGCTCGTCCCGACGCAGGCCTACCAGTTCGCCAACAGCGAGACCTACGTCCGCTTCGACGAGTCGGTCCGTGGCTGCGACGCCTTCGTCATCCAGAGCCACGTGGCGCCGGTCAACGAGTGGATCATGGAGCACCTGATCATGGTGGACGCGCTCAAGCGCGGCTCCGCCAAGCGGATCACCGTGGTGCTGCCGTTCTACGGCTACGCCCGCCAGGACAAGAAGCACCGTGGCCGCGAGCCCATCTCGGCCCGCCTGATCGCCGACCTCTTCAAGACGGCCGGGGCCGACCGCCTCCTCGCCGTCGACCTGCACACCGCCCAGATCCAGGGTTTCTTCGACGGGCCGGTCGACCACCTCATGGCCACCCCGATCCTGTCCCAGCACGTCAAGGACAAGTACGGCCACGAGGACCTCGTCGTCGTCTCCCCGGACGCCGGCCGCATCAAGGTCGCCGAGTGGTGGAGCAACAAGCTCGACGGCGCACCGCTGGCGTTCATCCACAAGACGCGCGACGTCACCCGGCCGAACGCCTCGGTGGCCAACCGCGTCGTCGGTGAGGTCGAGGGCCGCATGTGCATCCTCGTCGACGACATGATCGACTCCGGTGGCACGATCTGCCAGGCCGCCGAGGCGCTGATGAACCAGGGCGCCAAGGGCGTGGTGATCGCCGCCACCCACGCGATCTTCTCCGACCCTGCCGTCGAGCGGCTGCGCAACTCGGTCGCCCAGGAGATCGTGGTCACCAACACCCTGCCGCTCTCGGACGAGGCGAAGGCGCTGGACAAGATCACCCAGCTCTCCATCGCGCCGCTCATCAGCCGGGCGATCCACGAGGTCTTCGAGGACGGCTCCGTGACCTCCATGTTCGAGGGTCGCGCCTAA
- a CDS encoding TPM domain-containing protein, which yields MRRNLAGQGRARASWRTALVAGWMVAAVGIAAPASAEDPLDLPDVVHDPADALSADEEEAARAELETLRDETGLQLFVVFVDTFTDGAGGSLGGPDWARETSEASGMGDGDLVLAVAVEERQYGVGDIGGTLSAASLRTVQLEDIEPALREDDWLGAVSGAVDGFAREYADASSGGGGVLVPDGEPVHPQSSGGLGGGAGLLLLGVPVLAVAGAGLASRRARSGRRPSTGAPVPRQAQGIPLQDLQRQASEALVAMDNAVRSAEEELAFAEAQFGTQRTQEFRAVLEQARQAAREAFSLRQQLDDDQKEPEDVERTMLARILELTGTSRRTLDERTQEFATLRSLQDRAPEFLTELATRLDEVQARLPVAEQELRGLAARYPAEALTTVRQHREQAERLLQSAGGFVSAGRQSLERDDRPSAVAAARAAEEALGQAVTLLDLVSGADAQLTGSAEELTRRIASITSDLADVRRLAPQDPVIAKAADRARAAIEQGQQARTAGDPLRAIAELDAAEHDLDTLLEPLRDAEAHLTKMRENFTQRVARVDARLRSIDETIRTRRGAVSSGARTRISEALRVFDEAQRVADTDPTAAMGLLTRAEQLGEQALTEAQNDLDSWGSSGGFGGGGGRRSGGIDPVSVILGGILLGGGNGHRHSGGWGGSWGGGGSWGGGSGGFGGGGGSFGGGSFGGGGNFGGGRF from the coding sequence GTGAGAAGGAACCTCGCAGGCCAGGGACGTGCCCGGGCCTCGTGGCGGACCGCGCTCGTGGCCGGCTGGATGGTGGCGGCGGTGGGGATCGCCGCGCCCGCCTCCGCCGAGGATCCCCTCGACCTGCCGGACGTGGTGCACGACCCGGCCGACGCGCTCTCCGCCGACGAGGAGGAGGCCGCCCGGGCCGAGCTGGAGACCCTGCGCGACGAGACCGGGCTCCAGCTCTTCGTCGTCTTCGTCGACACCTTCACCGACGGCGCCGGTGGCTCCCTGGGGGGCCCCGACTGGGCCCGGGAGACCTCCGAGGCCTCCGGCATGGGCGACGGCGACCTCGTGCTGGCCGTCGCCGTCGAGGAGCGGCAGTACGGCGTCGGGGACATCGGCGGCACGCTGTCCGCCGCCTCCCTGCGCACCGTGCAGCTCGAGGACATCGAGCCCGCGCTCCGCGAGGACGACTGGCTCGGCGCCGTGAGCGGCGCCGTCGACGGCTTCGCCCGGGAGTATGCCGACGCCTCCTCCGGCGGCGGGGGCGTGCTCGTGCCCGACGGCGAGCCCGTGCACCCCCAGTCGTCCGGCGGGCTCGGCGGCGGGGCGGGTCTGCTGCTGCTCGGCGTGCCCGTGCTCGCCGTGGCCGGCGCCGGCCTGGCGTCGCGACGGGCCCGCTCGGGCCGACGTCCCTCCACCGGCGCCCCGGTCCCGCGCCAGGCGCAGGGCATCCCGCTCCAGGACCTGCAGCGGCAGGCCTCGGAGGCGCTGGTCGCCATGGACAACGCCGTGCGCTCCGCCGAGGAGGAGCTCGCCTTCGCCGAGGCCCAGTTCGGCACCCAGCGCACGCAGGAGTTCCGCGCGGTGCTCGAGCAGGCCCGGCAGGCCGCGCGCGAGGCCTTCAGCCTGCGCCAGCAGCTCGACGACGACCAGAAGGAGCCCGAGGACGTCGAGCGCACGATGCTCGCGCGCATCCTCGAGCTGACCGGCACCTCGCGCCGGACCCTCGACGAGCGCACGCAGGAGTTCGCCACGCTGCGCTCGCTGCAGGACCGCGCGCCGGAGTTCCTCACCGAGCTGGCCACCCGCCTGGACGAGGTCCAGGCGCGGCTGCCGGTCGCCGAGCAGGAGCTGCGCGGCCTCGCCGCCCGCTATCCCGCCGAGGCGCTCACCACCGTGCGCCAGCACCGCGAGCAGGCCGAGCGGCTGCTGCAGTCGGCGGGGGGCTTCGTCTCCGCCGGGCGGCAGAGCCTCGAGCGCGACGACCGTCCCTCGGCCGTCGCCGCGGCCCGCGCGGCGGAGGAAGCGCTGGGCCAGGCCGTCACGCTCCTCGACCTCGTCTCGGGTGCCGACGCCCAGCTGACCGGCTCCGCGGAGGAGCTCACGCGGCGCATCGCCTCGATCACCTCCGACCTGGCCGACGTGCGTCGCCTGGCGCCCCAGGACCCCGTCATCGCCAAGGCCGCCGACCGGGCGCGCGCCGCGATCGAGCAGGGCCAGCAGGCCCGCACCGCGGGCGACCCGCTGCGCGCCATCGCCGAGCTGGACGCCGCCGAGCACGACCTCGACACGCTCCTGGAGCCGCTGCGCGACGCCGAGGCCCACCTGACCAAGATGCGCGAGAACTTCACCCAGCGCGTCGCCCGCGTCGACGCCCGGCTGCGCAGCATCGACGAGACCATCCGCACCCGCCGCGGCGCGGTCAGCAGCGGCGCCCGCACCCGGATCTCCGAGGCCCTGCGGGTCTTCGACGAGGCCCAGCGGGTCGCCGACACCGACCCCACCGCCGCGATGGGGCTGCTGACCCGCGCCGAGCAGCTCGGCGAGCAGGCGCTCACCGAGGCCCAGAACGACCTCGACTCGTGGGGCAGCTCGGGCGGCTTCGGCGGGGGCGGCGGCCGTCGCTCCGGCGGCATCGACCCCGTGTCCGTCATCCTCGGGGGGATCCTCCTCGGCGGGGGCAACGGCCACCGGCACTCCGGCGGGTGGGGCGGCAGCTGGGGCGGTGGCGGCTCCTGGGGCGGCGGCTCCGGCGGTTTCGGCGGGGGCGGCGGCAGCTTCGGAGGCGGCAGCTTCGGGGGCGGCGGCAACTTCGGCGGTGGCCGCTTCTAG